Proteins from a single region of Drosophila biarmipes strain raj3 chromosome 3R, RU_DBia_V1.1, whole genome shotgun sequence:
- the LOC108031451 gene encoding proteoglycan Cow isoform X2 — protein MKHSPLIASACLALVLMSSSLIGSSEARNKKKYVGETGGDFEFIDEINRNTQNNKNLGEHKRWIHDPSSDLCRPLNCKKREICLLEDEFSAVCVSKKELHKNRDEIITKAKYLEEEAKRRVNQQDNQDSQDAEDINNDDEDNSSDGGSSNASPTGQNNGQASVQGNEETDDEDKSLSLADDEDSKEDDVFYENSIAAGDKQQSQQQQQQSQPPAAPSAIQQDDDEELDNCKPCPVAKPTFLCGADNRTYSSLCRLDYHNCIHSTSIRIACKGFCPCKENVDGKRLQRIAGYNKYNKKISLDQQQQQQQQQQQAYKDSSNNNIMMNSGNIMGGNNNDFNTIMTDKEDNNRHYNHINAQYTFTPEEIKYDNKHYKYLKYTAYKKDSKYQEDKHKMRNYNEVVEKQQQKFNKNNNLNAYPSKSAECKPQQLTAIGNRLLDWFSVIMADSKKRRQHSQKSKAHFPPACKTEAKWMFGHLDLNNDGQLSLQEMYDLEHDQNERCIKPFIDTCDLDTDSSINTREWCRCFEKTDRPCAAVRRRIAGDFAGAYAPDCDIQGFYKPTQCHNSVGVCWCVDKHGVEFANTRTRGKPNCESVVNNAASLTSDDEDEGADDEDSAEGSADQMLVF, from the exons ATAAACAGAAACACGCAGAACAACAAGAATCTGGGCGAGCACAAGCGCTGGATACACGACCCGTCGA GTGACCTTTGCCGACCGCTGAACTGCAAGAAGCGTGAAATTTGCCTGCTGGAGGACGAGTTCAGCGCCGTTTGCGTGTCGAAGAAGGAGCTCCACAAGAACCG TGATGAGATAATCACCAAGGCCAAGTAtctggaggaggaggccaagCGGCGTGTCAACCAGCAGGACAATCAGGACAGCCAGGATGCGGAGGACATCAACAACGACGACGAGGACAACAGCAGCGatggcggcagcagcaacgccAGCCCCACGGGCCAAAACAATGGCCAGGCCAGTGTCCAGGGAAACGAGGAGACCGACGACGAAGATAAGAGTCTCAGCCTGGCCGACGACGAGGACTCCAAGGAGGATGATGTCTTCTACGAGAACAGCATCGCCGCCGGCGATAAGCAGCAGtcacagcaacagcagcagcaatcccAGCCTCCTGCAGCTCCCTCCGCCATTCAgcaggacgacgacgaggagttggA CAACTGCAAGCCGTGTCCCGTGGCCAAGCCGACGTTCCTGTGCGGTGCCGACAACAGGACCTACTCATCACTATGCAGATTGGATTATCACAACTGCATACATTCGACGTCCATACGGATCGCCTGCAAGGGATTCTGTCCCTGCAAGG AGAACGTCGATGGCAAGCGGTTGCAACGTATCGCCGGCTACAACAAGTACAACAAGAAGATCAGCCTGgaccagcaacaacagcagcagcagcaacaacagcaggccTACAaggacagcagcaacaacaacatcatgATGAACAGCGGCAACATTAtgggcggcaacaacaacgacttTAACACAATCATGACT GACAAGGAGGACAATAACCGGCATTACAACCACATCAATGCCCAGTACACATTCACGCCCGAGGAGATCAAGTATGACAACAAGCACTACAAGTACCTCAAGTACACGGCCTACAAGAAG GACTCCAAGTACCAGGAGGACAAGCACAAGATGCGCAACTACAACGAGGTGGtggagaagcagcagcagaagttCAATAAGAACAACAACTTGAATG CCTACCCCTCGAAGTCGGCGGAGTGCAAGCCGCAGCAGCTGACGGCGATCGGCAACCGGCTGCTCGACTGGTTCTCGGTGATCATGGCCGACAGCAAGAAGCGGCGCCAGCACAGCCAGAAGTCGAAGGCCCACTTCCCGCCCGCCTGCAAGACGGAGGCCAAGTGGATGTTCGGCCACCTGGACCTGAACAACGACGGGCAGCTGTCGCTGCAGGAGATGTACGACCTGGAGCACGACCAGAACGAGCGGTGCATCAAGCCGTTCATCGACACCTGCGACCTGGACACGGACAGCTCGATCAACACCAGGGAGTGGTGCCGGTGCTTCGAAAAGACGGACCGCCCCTGTGCCGCCGTGCGCCGGAGAATCGCCGGCGACTTTGCAG GGGCCTACGCACCGGACTGCGACATCCAGGGATTCTACAAGCCCACCCAGTGCCACAACTCGGTGGGGGTCTGCTGGTGCGTGGACAAGCACGGAGTCGAGTTCGCCAACACACGCACACGGGGCAAGCCCAACTGCG AGTCCGTGGTTAATAACGCCGCTTCGCTGACCtccgacgacgaggacgagggcGCCGACGACGAGGACAGCGCGGAGGGCAGCGCCGATCAGATGCTGGTCTTCTAA
- the LOC108031451 gene encoding proteoglycan Cow isoform X1 has product MKHSPLIASACLALVLMSSSLIGSSEARNKKKYVGETGGDFEFIDEINRNTQNNKNLGEHKRWIHDPSSDLCRPLNCKKREICLLEDEFSAVCVSKKELHKNRDEIITKAKYLEEEAKRRVNQQDNQDSQDAEDINNDDEDNSSDGGSSNASPTGQNNGQASVQGNEETDDEDKSLSLADDEDSKEDDVFYENSIAAGDKQQSQQQQQQSQPPAAPSAIQQDDDEELDNCKPCPVAKPTFLCGADNRTYSSLCRLDYHNCIHSTSIRIACKGFCPCKENVDGKRLQRIAGYNKYNKKISLDQQQQQQQQQQQAYKDSSNNNIMMNSGNIMGGNNNDFNTIMTDKEDNNRHYNHINAQYTFTPEEIKYDNKHYKYLKYTAYKKDSKYQEDKHKMRNYNEVVEKQQQKFNKNNNLNAYPSKSAECKPQQLTAIGNRLLDWFSVIMADSKKRRQHSQKSKAHFPPACKTEAKWMFGHLDLNNDGQLSLQEMYDLEHDQNERCIKPFIDTCDLDTDSSINTREWCRCFEKTDRPCAAVRRRIAGDFAGEIGAYAPDCDIQGFYKPTQCHNSVGVCWCVDKHGVEFANTRTRGKPNCESVVNNAASLTSDDEDEGADDEDSAEGSADQMLVF; this is encoded by the exons ATAAACAGAAACACGCAGAACAACAAGAATCTGGGCGAGCACAAGCGCTGGATACACGACCCGTCGA GTGACCTTTGCCGACCGCTGAACTGCAAGAAGCGTGAAATTTGCCTGCTGGAGGACGAGTTCAGCGCCGTTTGCGTGTCGAAGAAGGAGCTCCACAAGAACCG TGATGAGATAATCACCAAGGCCAAGTAtctggaggaggaggccaagCGGCGTGTCAACCAGCAGGACAATCAGGACAGCCAGGATGCGGAGGACATCAACAACGACGACGAGGACAACAGCAGCGatggcggcagcagcaacgccAGCCCCACGGGCCAAAACAATGGCCAGGCCAGTGTCCAGGGAAACGAGGAGACCGACGACGAAGATAAGAGTCTCAGCCTGGCCGACGACGAGGACTCCAAGGAGGATGATGTCTTCTACGAGAACAGCATCGCCGCCGGCGATAAGCAGCAGtcacagcaacagcagcagcaatcccAGCCTCCTGCAGCTCCCTCCGCCATTCAgcaggacgacgacgaggagttggA CAACTGCAAGCCGTGTCCCGTGGCCAAGCCGACGTTCCTGTGCGGTGCCGACAACAGGACCTACTCATCACTATGCAGATTGGATTATCACAACTGCATACATTCGACGTCCATACGGATCGCCTGCAAGGGATTCTGTCCCTGCAAGG AGAACGTCGATGGCAAGCGGTTGCAACGTATCGCCGGCTACAACAAGTACAACAAGAAGATCAGCCTGgaccagcaacaacagcagcagcagcaacaacagcaggccTACAaggacagcagcaacaacaacatcatgATGAACAGCGGCAACATTAtgggcggcaacaacaacgacttTAACACAATCATGACT GACAAGGAGGACAATAACCGGCATTACAACCACATCAATGCCCAGTACACATTCACGCCCGAGGAGATCAAGTATGACAACAAGCACTACAAGTACCTCAAGTACACGGCCTACAAGAAG GACTCCAAGTACCAGGAGGACAAGCACAAGATGCGCAACTACAACGAGGTGGtggagaagcagcagcagaagttCAATAAGAACAACAACTTGAATG CCTACCCCTCGAAGTCGGCGGAGTGCAAGCCGCAGCAGCTGACGGCGATCGGCAACCGGCTGCTCGACTGGTTCTCGGTGATCATGGCCGACAGCAAGAAGCGGCGCCAGCACAGCCAGAAGTCGAAGGCCCACTTCCCGCCCGCCTGCAAGACGGAGGCCAAGTGGATGTTCGGCCACCTGGACCTGAACAACGACGGGCAGCTGTCGCTGCAGGAGATGTACGACCTGGAGCACGACCAGAACGAGCGGTGCATCAAGCCGTTCATCGACACCTGCGACCTGGACACGGACAGCTCGATCAACACCAGGGAGTGGTGCCGGTGCTTCGAAAAGACGGACCGCCCCTGTGCCGCCGTGCGCCGGAGAATCGCCGGCGACTTTGCAGGTGAGATAG GGGCCTACGCACCGGACTGCGACATCCAGGGATTCTACAAGCCCACCCAGTGCCACAACTCGGTGGGGGTCTGCTGGTGCGTGGACAAGCACGGAGTCGAGTTCGCCAACACACGCACACGGGGCAAGCCCAACTGCG AGTCCGTGGTTAATAACGCCGCTTCGCTGACCtccgacgacgaggacgagggcGCCGACGACGAGGACAGCGCGGAGGGCAGCGCCGATCAGATGCTGGTCTTCTAA